The following coding sequences lie in one Pectobacterium sp. A5351 genomic window:
- a CDS encoding 1,2-dihydroxy-3-keto-5-methylthiopentene dioxygenase → MSGLTIFSDSDASQPIWQSQDAEAIQKQLNEIGVRFERWEASQTLSDVPSSEEVLAAYQHEIDKLVAEKGYQSWDVISMRSDNPQRAELRTKFLSEHVHHEDEVRFFVEGAGLFCLHLNGKIYQILCEKNDLLSVPAGTAHWFDMGPEPHFTAIRLFDNPEGWIAHFTGDKIADVYPKLER, encoded by the coding sequence ATGAGTGGATTAACCATTTTTAGCGACAGCGATGCAAGCCAGCCGATTTGGCAAAGTCAGGATGCTGAGGCGATTCAGAAGCAACTGAACGAAATTGGTGTGCGTTTTGAACGCTGGGAAGCCAGCCAGACACTGAGCGATGTACCGTCGTCTGAAGAAGTGCTGGCGGCCTATCAGCATGAGATTGATAAGCTGGTGGCAGAAAAAGGCTATCAGAGCTGGGACGTTATCAGTATGCGTTCCGATAATCCGCAGCGTGCGGAGCTACGCACCAAATTTTTATCCGAGCATGTGCATCATGAAGATGAAGTGCGCTTTTTCGTGGAAGGCGCGGGGCTGTTCTGCCTGCACCTGAACGGCAAGATTTACCAGATCCTGTGTGAAAAAAACGATCTGCTGTCCGTACCCGCGGGCACAGCGCACTGGTTTGATATGGGGCCGGAGCCGCACTTCACCGCCATCCGCCTGTTCGATAACCCGGAAGGGTGGATCGCGCATTTTACCGGCGATAAGATCGCGGATGTGTATCCGAAATTGGAACGATAG
- a CDS encoding methylthioribulose 1-phosphate dehydratase, translated as MTENQQLTALLAACHWIGEKGWCPATGGNMSVRLDEAQCLITESGKDKGSLQAEDFLLVEIATNHVPSGRTPSAETGLHTLLYRREPTIGAVLHTHSVNATVLSRVEKGAELVLHGYEMQKSLAGQTTHLDRVAIPIFDNDQDIPALAQRVSEYASHTPLRYGFLVRGHGLYCWGATVKEARRHLEGLEFLFQCELQRRLLEAKA; from the coding sequence ATGACTGAAAATCAACAATTGACGGCGCTGCTTGCGGCCTGCCACTGGATAGGTGAGAAGGGCTGGTGTCCGGCAACGGGCGGTAATATGTCCGTACGCCTTGATGAAGCGCAGTGCCTGATTACCGAATCGGGTAAAGACAAGGGCAGCCTTCAGGCAGAGGATTTCCTGCTGGTGGAGATTGCCACGAACCACGTGCCGAGTGGCCGCACGCCGTCGGCGGAAACCGGGCTACACACGCTGCTGTATCGCCGCGAGCCGACTATCGGCGCGGTGCTGCACACGCACTCGGTGAATGCCACGGTATTATCCCGTGTAGAGAAAGGCGCTGAACTAGTGCTGCACGGCTACGAAATGCAAAAGTCGCTGGCGGGGCAGACCACCCATTTGGATCGCGTGGCGATCCCGATTTTCGATAACGATCAGGATATCCCGGCGCTGGCGCAGCGTGTTTCTGAGTACGCCAGCCACACGCCGTTACGTTACGGTTTTCTGGTGCGCGGCCACGGCCTTTACTGCTGGGGTGCCACGGTGAAAGAAGCACGTCGCCATTTGGAAGGGTTAGAGTTCCTGTTCCAGTGCGAATTGCAGCGTCGATTGCTGGAGGCGAAAGCATGA
- the mtnA gene encoding S-methyl-5-thioribose-1-phosphate isomerase: MQTLNTTSLKIVDNQLWILDQQALPQEKRWSPCPDVSSLVEHIQTLRVRGAPLIGLSASLLLALLAERGLSQAELAQALETLRASRPTAVNLMNNLDRMKLALAQPQFVAALVQEALRLVEEDRALCERIADHGAALVKPNSRLLTHCNTGGLATAGIGTAIGVLLRAHQQGKVTQVWVDETRPLLQGGRLTAWELGELGIPYQLICDSMAASLMAQGQVDAIWVGADRIAANGDVANKIGTYSLAVLAHYHQIPFYVAAPHTTHDPACPDGRAIPIEQRAAAEVTGVSGSFGHCQWAPQNAAVYNPAFDVTPAELISGWVLDTGVVTPQDVKEGIFQNTLK; encoded by the coding sequence ATGCAGACACTTAACACAACCAGCCTGAAAATTGTTGATAACCAACTGTGGATCCTCGACCAGCAGGCGCTGCCGCAAGAAAAACGCTGGAGTCCTTGCCCGGATGTCAGCTCACTGGTTGAACATATTCAGACGCTGCGCGTACGCGGTGCGCCGCTGATTGGCCTGTCCGCGAGCCTGCTGCTCGCACTATTGGCGGAGAGAGGGCTATCGCAGGCCGAACTGGCGCAGGCGCTGGAGACGCTGCGGGCATCGCGCCCTACCGCCGTGAACCTGATGAACAATCTGGATCGCATGAAGCTGGCGTTGGCACAGCCGCAGTTTGTCGCTGCGCTGGTGCAGGAAGCTCTACGGCTGGTAGAAGAAGATCGCGCGCTGTGTGAGCGCATTGCCGACCATGGCGCAGCGCTGGTAAAACCAAACAGCCGTCTGCTGACCCATTGCAACACGGGCGGGCTGGCAACAGCCGGCATCGGCACCGCCATCGGTGTGCTGCTGCGTGCGCACCAACAGGGAAAGGTCACTCAGGTGTGGGTTGATGAAACCCGACCACTCTTGCAGGGCGGACGCCTCACGGCCTGGGAACTGGGCGAGCTGGGCATTCCTTATCAACTGATTTGTGATTCGATGGCCGCCAGCCTGATGGCACAGGGTCAGGTTGATGCGATTTGGGTCGGCGCTGACCGCATTGCCGCCAACGGCGACGTCGCCAATAAGATCGGCACCTATAGCCTCGCAGTACTGGCGCATTATCACCAGATTCCGTTTTACGTCGCGGCACCGCACACCACGCACGATCCTGCGTGCCCGGACGGCCGAGCCATTCCTATCGAACAACGCGCCGCCGCTGAAGTCACCGGCGTTTCCGGCAGCTTCGGTCACTGCCAGTGGGCCCCGCAGAACGCGGCGGTCTACAACCCAGCCTTTGACGTCACTCCCGCCGAATTAATCAGCGGCTGGGTACTCGATACTGGCGTGGTCACGCCACAGGACGTGAAAGAAGGGATATTCCAGAACACCCTGAAATAG
- a CDS encoding pyridoxal phosphate-dependent aminotransferase — MSAALIPDSKLPSLGTTIFTQMSALAQQHQAINLSQGFPDFDGPDYLQQRLAYHVSQGANQYAPMTGVAPLRQAIAEKTEALYGWRPDADSEVTVTAGATEALFAAIAALVRPGDEVICFDPSYDSYAPAVTLAGGVLKRIALQPPAFHVDWSHFADVLSERTRLVILNTPHNPSATVWQKADFEQLWQAIAARDIFVLSDEVYEHICFDSEGHASVLAHPSLRQRAIAVSSFGKTFHMTGWKVGYCVAPAVLSAEVRKVHQYLTFSVNTPAQFAIADMLREQPQHWRELPDFYRAKRDRFINALAVSRFEILPCEGTYFLLADYRAISDLDDVSFCRWLTEHVGVAAIPLSVFCADPFPHTLIRLCFAKQEATLDAAAERLCRL, encoded by the coding sequence ATGAGCGCCGCGTTAATCCCCGACAGTAAACTGCCTTCGCTGGGCACCACCATCTTTACCCAGATGAGTGCGCTGGCCCAACAGCATCAGGCCATCAATCTATCACAAGGTTTCCCTGATTTTGACGGCCCGGACTATTTACAGCAGCGGCTGGCGTATCACGTCAGCCAGGGCGCCAACCAATATGCGCCGATGACCGGCGTCGCGCCGCTGCGTCAGGCGATTGCCGAAAAAACAGAAGCCCTGTACGGCTGGCGACCGGATGCCGATAGTGAAGTCACCGTCACGGCGGGAGCAACCGAAGCGCTGTTTGCCGCCATTGCGGCGCTGGTGCGCCCCGGCGATGAAGTGATTTGTTTCGATCCCAGCTATGACAGCTATGCGCCTGCCGTTACGTTGGCGGGCGGCGTACTTAAGCGCATCGCCTTGCAACCACCTGCGTTTCACGTGGACTGGTCGCATTTTGCCGATGTGCTGAGCGAGCGCACCCGGTTGGTGATTCTGAATACGCCGCACAACCCGTCTGCTACCGTCTGGCAGAAGGCGGATTTCGAGCAGTTGTGGCAGGCGATTGCCGCGCGTGACATCTTCGTGCTGAGCGATGAAGTCTACGAGCACATCTGTTTCGACAGCGAAGGGCACGCCAGCGTACTGGCACATCCATCGCTGCGTCAGCGCGCTATCGCTGTCTCATCGTTTGGTAAAACGTTCCATATGACTGGCTGGAAAGTCGGCTACTGTGTCGCGCCAGCGGTGCTCAGTGCGGAAGTGCGGAAGGTTCACCAGTATCTGACGTTCTCCGTGAACACGCCCGCCCAGTTCGCCATTGCCGACATGCTGCGTGAACAGCCGCAGCACTGGCGCGAACTGCCCGATTTTTACCGTGCCAAGCGCGATCGCTTCATCAATGCGCTGGCCGTCAGCCGTTTTGAGATTCTGCCCTGCGAAGGCACCTATTTCCTGCTGGCGGACTATCGGGCGATATCCGATCTGGACGATGTGAGCTTCTGCCGCTGGCTGACCGAGCACGTTGGCGTTGCCGCGATTCCGCTGTCCGTCTTTTGCGCCGACCCGTTCCCACACACGTTGATTCGGCTATGCTTTGCTAAACAGGAAGCCACGTTGGATGCCGCAGCGGAGCGTTTATGTCGACTTTAA
- the mtnC gene encoding acireductone synthase, translating to MIKAIVTDIEGTTSDIRFVHRVLFPYARERLADTVRQHDSDPEIAQALNALRQELGQPDADSEALIAALNQFMDEDRKSTALKLLQGIIWRAGYRNGDFQGHLYPEVAAQLAAWQQQGICLYVYSSGSVEAQQLLFGYSNAGDLRPLFSDYFDTRVGAKRETDSYRTIAQAIGLPAEQLLFLSDIRQELDAAQEAGWHTCQLIRDDADNVSRHRQVARFDQIDLPEYAQ from the coding sequence ATGATTAAGGCGATTGTGACCGATATTGAAGGCACGACCAGCGATATCCGTTTTGTGCACCGCGTGCTGTTTCCCTATGCGCGTGAGCGTCTGGCGGACACGGTGCGGCAGCACGACAGCGATCCGGAGATCGCGCAGGCGCTGAACGCATTGCGTCAGGAGCTGGGTCAGCCGGATGCGGATAGCGAAGCGCTGATCGCCGCGCTAAACCAGTTTATGGATGAAGACCGTAAATCCACCGCGCTGAAGCTACTGCAAGGCATTATCTGGCGGGCGGGCTACCGTAACGGTGATTTTCAGGGGCACTTGTACCCCGAAGTGGCGGCGCAGCTCGCCGCGTGGCAGCAGCAGGGTATTTGCCTGTATGTTTACTCATCAGGTTCGGTAGAAGCGCAGCAGTTGCTGTTCGGCTACAGCAACGCTGGCGATCTGCGTCCGCTGTTCAGTGACTATTTTGATACGCGCGTCGGTGCCAAGCGCGAGACCGATTCTTATCGCACGATTGCACAAGCCATCGGGCTACCGGCGGAGCAACTGTTGTTCCTGTCGGACATTCGTCAGGAGCTGGATGCCGCGCAGGAAGCCGGTTGGCACACCTGTCAGCTTATTCGTGATGATGCGGATAACGTGAGCCGTCACCGTCAGGTGGCACGTTTTGACCAGATCGACTTACCGGAGTACGCCCAATGA
- a CDS encoding amidohydrolase — translation MSTLKISLLQQPLVWRDGEANLRHFDTLLAEMGGRDVIVLPEMFTTGFAMEAAKGSLDQSVVETWLHQWAQKTNALIGGSVAVNTPKGAVNRFLLVDPHGEVYHYDKRHLFRMADEHHHYQAGTERVTLEWRGWRICPMICYDLRFPVWSRNRQDYDLALYVANWPAPRAAHWQTLLAARAIENQAYVAGCNRVGTDGNGHSYRGDSLIINAQGEILASAAPNQPACLDAELSLEALQSYRESFPAWRDADRFTL, via the coding sequence ATGTCGACTTTAAAAATTTCATTGCTGCAACAGCCGCTGGTCTGGCGCGATGGGGAGGCCAACCTGCGCCACTTCGACACCTTATTGGCGGAGATGGGCGGACGTGATGTTATTGTGCTACCGGAGATGTTCACCACCGGCTTTGCGATGGAGGCAGCCAAAGGCAGTCTGGATCAATCGGTTGTAGAAACGTGGCTGCACCAATGGGCGCAGAAGACGAACGCACTGATCGGTGGCAGCGTCGCGGTAAACACGCCAAAAGGCGCGGTGAACCGTTTTCTGCTGGTCGATCCGCACGGGGAGGTGTATCACTACGATAAACGCCACCTGTTCCGCATGGCGGATGAACACCATCACTATCAGGCAGGCACGGAGCGCGTCACCCTTGAATGGCGCGGCTGGCGCATCTGCCCGATGATCTGTTACGACCTGCGTTTCCCCGTCTGGTCGCGCAATCGACAGGATTACGATCTGGCGCTGTATGTCGCCAACTGGCCAGCACCACGCGCCGCACACTGGCAAACACTGCTGGCGGCACGCGCCATTGAGAATCAGGCCTACGTTGCAGGCTGTAACCGCGTCGGCACCGACGGCAACGGCCACAGCTACCGTGGCGATAGCCTGATTATTAACGCGCAAGGGGAAATCCTTGCCTCTGCCGCCCCCAACCAACCCGCCTGTCTGGACGCCGAGCTGTCGCTGGAAGCGCTGCAAAGCTACCGGGAATCCTTCCCCGCCTGGCGCGACGCCGACCGTTTTA